Proteins from a single region of Chryseobacterium scophthalmum:
- a CDS encoding NAD(P)/FAD-dependent oxidoreductase, with translation MITTDILIIGAGPTGLFAVFEAGLLKMKCHIIDALPQPGGQLAELYPKKPIFDIPGYPSVNAGELVDNLMEQIKQFQPGFTLGETAVSYTKVDDEWFEVVTNKGTVHRCKAIAIAGGLGTFEPRKPTMDNVADYEEKGLEYFVKEPEHFRNKKVVIAGGGDSALDWSVFLSNVASEVTLIHRRNEFRGALDSVEKVQDLKNQGKIKLITPAEVTAIKGDGKVEAITVAVDGQDPYDIETDYFIPLFGLTPKLGEIGNWGLNIEKNAIVVNNALDYQTNIDGIYAIGDINTYPGKLKLILCGFHEATLMCQSVYNRLNPGKKFVLKYTTVSGVDGFDGSRKEAEKAVVKKID, from the coding sequence ATGATCACTACAGATATATTGATTATCGGAGCAGGACCTACGGGACTTTTTGCCGTGTTTGAAGCAGGTCTTTTAAAAATGAAATGTCACATTATCGATGCACTTCCTCAACCGGGAGGTCAGTTGGCAGAATTGTATCCTAAAAAACCGATTTTCGATATTCCGGGTTATCCATCTGTAAATGCTGGTGAATTGGTAGATAATTTAATGGAGCAGATCAAACAGTTTCAACCAGGATTCACTTTAGGAGAAACTGCGGTTTCTTACACAAAAGTGGATGATGAGTGGTTTGAAGTGGTTACCAACAAAGGAACAGTTCACAGGTGTAAAGCTATTGCTATTGCAGGAGGTTTAGGAACTTTTGAGCCTAGAAAACCTACAATGGATAATGTTGCAGATTATGAAGAAAAAGGTCTTGAATATTTCGTTAAAGAGCCAGAACATTTCAGAAATAAAAAAGTAGTTATTGCCGGAGGTGGAGATTCTGCCTTAGACTGGAGTGTTTTCTTATCAAATGTTGCAAGTGAAGTGACATTAATTCACAGAAGAAATGAGTTCAGAGGAGCTTTAGATTCTGTAGAAAAAGTTCAGGATTTAAAAAATCAAGGTAAAATTAAATTGATTACTCCTGCTGAAGTTACCGCAATTAAAGGTGATGGAAAAGTAGAAGCAATTACTGTAGCAGTTGATGGACAAGATCCTTACGATATTGAAACTGATTATTTTATTCCATTATTCGGATTGACGCCAAAATTGGGCGAAATCGGAAACTGGGGATTGAATATCGAGAAAAATGCAATCGTAGTAAACAATGCTTTAGACTATCAAACCAATATTGACGGGATTTATGCAATTGGTGATATCAACACGTATCCTGGAAAATTAAAATTAATTCTTTGTGGTTTCCATGAGGCGACTTTGATGTGTCAGAGTGTTTATAACAGACTAAATCCTGGTAAAAAATTCGTTTTAAAATATACAACCGTAAGTGGAGTAGATGGTTTCGACGGAAGTAGAAAAGAAGCTGAGAAAGCTGTTGTAAAGAAAATAGATTAA
- a CDS encoding DUF3108 domain-containing protein, protein MKKILHIITIFAFFLGYSQLTNVADGESISLRIHYGFLNAGTANLTTQKVNYRGTPHLYVKGTGQTTGAVKAFFKVEDLYESYININTELPSFYVRNVKEGSYTQHLQTVFNHDNQTLILTDKKTPANGSKLIKSVKGVQDMLSCFYYLRSKTPAELKVGTIINMNVWIDDEMFPFQLKVTGTENLKTKFGTINALKIIPSVKSGRVFKEKEGVTMWVSNDYNHIPLLLKAELAVGSLKASIDDYKNVRFPLKFTK, encoded by the coding sequence ATGAAGAAGATACTCCACATTATTACCATATTCGCTTTCTTTTTAGGTTATTCTCAATTGACCAATGTAGCCGATGGCGAATCGATCTCCTTAAGAATACATTACGGATTTCTAAATGCCGGAACAGCAAATCTCACCACCCAAAAAGTCAATTACAGAGGAACTCCACATTTATATGTAAAAGGAACCGGACAAACGACAGGAGCGGTGAAAGCTTTTTTTAAAGTTGAAGATTTATATGAAAGTTATATTAATATCAATACAGAATTACCTAGTTTTTATGTAAGAAATGTAAAAGAAGGTAGTTATACACAACATTTACAAACCGTTTTTAATCATGATAATCAAACATTGATTTTGACAGATAAAAAAACTCCTGCAAATGGTTCAAAGCTTATAAAATCTGTAAAAGGCGTACAAGACATGCTCTCATGTTTTTATTATCTGAGAAGTAAAACGCCCGCAGAGCTAAAAGTAGGAACCATTATTAATATGAATGTCTGGATTGATGATGAAATGTTTCCTTTTCAGCTTAAAGTAACCGGAACCGAGAATTTAAAGACAAAATTCGGAACTATTAATGCTTTAAAAATTATTCCTTCGGTAAAAAGTGGTAGGGTTTTTAAAGAAAAAGAAGGCGTAACGATGTGGGTAAGTAATGACTACAATCACATTCCTTTGTTGCTGAAAGCCGAATTGGCGGTTGGTTCTTTAAAAGCAAGTATTGATGATTACAAGAATGTAAGGTTTCCGTTAAAGTTTACGAAATAA